From Novosphingobium decolorationis, one genomic window encodes:
- a CDS encoding SbcC/MukB-like Walker B domain-containing protein: MITLSRINLINWYTFERLSVDLRGSTSLIGPNGAGKSSILDAIQVVLTGNNRNYFQLNASANVTAGQTRKVGENRSVFDYCLGRVAGETLRTNCLSYVSLVFERESDGYCWTVGIAMSAVEGEQTETVLGAFIAPGQSLRDADFIEESEDGASYVLPYADLVTRLRTHEGFENFGHRPTHFTRRVLSVLGGKGHHADPEKFLKALRNGLRIREMKSATEFVREFLLDPAGLDVDGLRKSVATWRGLLKKIDDLEIQKKQVTEAIAAYRELDEKVSEETRMRWIASKAERDRLEEHLRVVTGQHEAKLAEQDLVDRRVVRTRETVGRLREEIRDISRALDNDTREQAIREFRDLNLPIAERAFTEADGQYQAYFAAIGAVAGLADRIVRTYAGEEYRHASEALEALKARIADGAALSARDIDQIVAQLLPPLERYVTSAQDAREAHLASLASLRQQLRENREQLQGLERGGALIEGPTARLIDYLDENGITARPICELVEVIDERWVEAAETLLGAARDALVVDPADAQQAIGLLRKRRRDFPGTQIVNTTKTRGDWQEPDATSLAAIIATDDIHARAFVNRRLNTVRRVETERELLQYDRAVTEDCLYSSGGSIENRRPAQVHRLGKEASRKNLPMLEERVAEQERTLEQTSTQANRLKDLIADIQRFLEIAAGRSLADLERARQDAGEGVAQIQDNIRSLEGERPVEIRERLEALKVDLAAYEEELEEDERTQRVTGHHVGSASEKLAVAQEEFAKAEASFAERDTLAELAREDALRDFAYLMEEHRKVVPAVRNAAQEQAARARARVTQLLGQAPQKAYAYAHDAGIVEQFDKEAPHEVQLAWLEKQLGAIITNTLGEYREQAEEARASIETSLKTDMLVKLHDRLEGAKRQIRNINRSLQMRPFHGELYRFEVKPDRFFAEIVEIARLVQLNSIDVSTLFDEGANEIEPSLMKGVERIKRMIDEGENVEQISDYRNYLQFELLTTTLDGERVTSDYAKRQGSGSGGEKQVPFYIAMACAMANVCHGAEDNRERLGFGIILFDEAFNALDGGNVNSCLALLREFNLQVLACAPIEKLGVFMEQMDTVLSIRRVGTTTMLYADYLKDEGRRKFREANPANEPFDLFKERFAKDDALAQS; this comes from the coding sequence GTGATCACGCTCAGCCGCATCAACCTCATCAACTGGTACACCTTCGAGCGCCTCTCGGTGGACCTGCGCGGCAGCACCTCGCTGATCGGGCCCAACGGCGCGGGCAAGTCCTCGATCCTGGATGCGATCCAGGTCGTCCTCACCGGCAACAACCGCAACTACTTCCAGCTCAACGCCAGCGCCAACGTCACCGCCGGGCAGACCCGCAAGGTGGGCGAGAACCGCTCGGTCTTCGACTACTGCCTGGGCCGGGTCGCCGGTGAAACGCTGCGCACCAATTGCCTCAGCTACGTCAGCCTCGTCTTCGAGCGCGAGAGCGACGGCTACTGCTGGACGGTCGGCATCGCGATGAGCGCGGTCGAGGGGGAGCAGACCGAAACCGTGCTGGGCGCCTTCATCGCGCCGGGCCAGTCGCTGCGCGACGCCGACTTCATCGAGGAGAGCGAGGACGGCGCGTCCTACGTGCTGCCCTATGCCGATCTCGTCACCCGCCTGCGCACGCACGAGGGCTTCGAGAACTTCGGCCACCGCCCGACCCACTTCACCCGCCGCGTGCTCTCGGTGCTCGGCGGCAAGGGCCACCACGCCGACCCGGAAAAGTTCCTCAAGGCCCTGCGCAACGGCCTGCGCATCCGCGAGATGAAGTCCGCAACCGAATTCGTGCGCGAGTTCCTGCTCGATCCCGCCGGACTCGATGTCGATGGCCTGCGCAAGTCGGTCGCCACCTGGCGTGGCCTCCTCAAGAAGATCGACGACCTCGAAATCCAGAAAAAGCAGGTCACCGAAGCCATCGCGGCCTACCGCGAGCTGGACGAGAAGGTCTCCGAGGAAACCCGGATGCGCTGGATCGCCAGCAAGGCCGAGCGCGACCGGCTGGAGGAGCACCTGCGCGTCGTCACCGGCCAGCATGAGGCCAAGCTGGCCGAGCAGGACCTCGTCGACCGCCGCGTCGTGCGGACCCGCGAGACGGTGGGCCGCCTGCGCGAGGAAATCCGCGACATCTCGCGCGCGCTCGACAACGACACGCGCGAGCAGGCGATCCGGGAGTTCCGCGATCTCAACCTGCCCATCGCCGAGCGCGCCTTCACCGAGGCCGATGGCCAGTACCAGGCTTATTTCGCCGCCATCGGCGCGGTCGCCGGGCTCGCCGACCGGATCGTGCGCACCTATGCGGGCGAGGAATACCGCCACGCCAGCGAAGCGCTCGAAGCGCTGAAAGCCCGCATCGCCGATGGCGCGGCGCTCTCCGCGCGCGACATCGACCAGATCGTCGCCCAGCTCCTGCCCCCACTCGAACGCTACGTGACGAGCGCGCAGGACGCACGCGAGGCGCACCTCGCCAGCCTTGCCAGCCTCAGGCAGCAGCTGCGCGAGAACCGCGAACAGCTCCAGGGCCTGGAGCGCGGCGGCGCGCTGATCGAGGGGCCGACCGCACGCCTCATCGACTACCTCGACGAAAACGGCATCACCGCCCGCCCGATCTGCGAACTTGTCGAAGTCATCGACGAGCGCTGGGTCGAGGCCGCCGAGACCTTGCTGGGCGCCGCACGCGACGCACTGGTCGTCGATCCGGCCGACGCGCAACAGGCCATCGGGCTGCTGCGCAAGCGCCGCCGCGACTTTCCCGGCACCCAGATCGTCAACACCACCAAGACGCGCGGCGACTGGCAGGAGCCCGACGCGACGAGCTTGGCCGCGATCATCGCCACCGATGACATCCACGCCCGCGCCTTCGTCAACCGCCGCCTCAACACCGTGCGCCGCGTCGAAACCGAGCGCGAACTGCTCCAGTATGACCGCGCCGTCACCGAGGACTGCCTCTACTCCTCGGGCGGCTCGATCGAAAACCGCCGCCCTGCGCAGGTCCACCGCCTGGGCAAGGAAGCCAGCCGCAAGAACCTGCCCATGCTGGAGGAGCGCGTCGCCGAGCAGGAACGCACGCTCGAACAGACCAGCACCCAGGCTAATCGTCTCAAGGACTTGATCGCCGACATCCAGCGCTTCCTCGAGATCGCGGCCGGGCGCAGCCTCGCCGACCTCGAACGCGCGCGGCAGGACGCAGGCGAAGGCGTCGCCCAGATCCAGGACAACATCCGCAGCCTCGAAGGCGAACGCCCGGTTGAAATCCGCGAGCGCCTGGAAGCGCTCAAGGTCGACCTTGCCGCCTACGAGGAGGAACTCGAGGAAGACGAACGCACCCAGCGCGTGACCGGCCACCACGTCGGCAGCGCCAGCGAGAAGCTGGCCGTCGCGCAGGAGGAATTTGCCAAGGCCGAGGCATCCTTCGCCGAGCGCGACACGCTGGCCGAACTCGCCCGCGAGGATGCCCTGCGCGATTTCGCCTATCTCATGGAGGAACACCGCAAGGTCGTGCCCGCCGTGCGCAACGCCGCCCAGGAACAGGCCGCGCGTGCCCGCGCCCGCGTGACGCAGCTCCTCGGCCAGGCCCCGCAGAAGGCCTATGCCTATGCCCACGATGCGGGCATCGTCGAACAGTTCGACAAGGAAGCCCCCCACGAGGTCCAGCTTGCCTGGCTCGAAAAGCAGCTCGGCGCGATCATCACGAACACGCTGGGCGAATACCGCGAGCAGGCCGAAGAGGCCCGCGCCTCGATCGAGACCTCGCTCAAGACCGACATGCTGGTGAAGCTGCACGACCGCCTCGAAGGCGCCAAGCGGCAGATCCGCAACATCAACCGAAGCCTTCAGATGCGCCCGTTCCACGGCGAACTCTACCGCTTCGAGGTCAAGCCCGACCGCTTCTTCGCCGAAATCGTCGAGATCGCGCGCCTCGTCCAGCTCAACAGCATCGATGTCAGCACCCTCTTCGACGAGGGCGCGAACGAGATCGAACCGAGCCTGATGAAGGGCGTCGAGCGCATCAAGCGCATGATCGATGAGGGCGAGAACGTCGAACAGATCAGCGACTACCGCAACTATCTGCAGTTCGAGCTGCTCACCACCACGCTTGACGGTGAGCGGGTCACCTCGGACTACGCCAAGCGTCAGGGCAGCGGCTCGGGCGGCGAAAAGCAGGTGCCTTTCTACATCGCCATGGCCTGCGCGATGGCCAACGTGTGCCATGGCGCGGAGGACAACCGCGAGCGCCTTGGCTTTGGCATCATCCTCTTCGACGAGGCCTTCAACGCGCTCGACGGCGGCAACGTCAACAGCTGCCTGGCGCTCCTGCGCGAGTTCAACCTGCAGGTCCTGGCCTGCGCCCCGATCGAGAAGCTGGGCGTGTTCATGGAACAGATGGACACCGTGCTCTCGATCCGGCGCGTAGGCACGACGACGATGCTCTATGCCGATTATCTGAAGGACGAAGGCCGCCGTAAATTCCGCGAGGCAAACCCCGCGAACGAACCCTTCGACCTGTTCAAGGAGCGTTTCGCCAAGGACGATGCCCTCGCCCAATCCTGA